The following proteins come from a genomic window of Candidatus Dadabacteria bacterium:
- the pdxA gene encoding 4-hydroxythreonine-4-phosphate dehydrogenase PdxA yields MSGKSKIAVTMGDPNGIGPEVCIRAFYDGFFEDIYDILFVGSEPVLQRANGEFGKGGPLSIIDPTDFTLGDIEEGVRSEKAGRASIACIEKAVAMALSGEVKAIVTAPISKRSIHMAGSTYPGHTEMLMDLTGSENVVMLFEGTRFRVAPVTIHVPLREVPDMITEESVYVTVSISAQELRKRFGVKDPKIVVCGLNPHAGESGSFGNEEQEHIIPALERARAEGISVEGPLPADTLFYDALRGKWDLVIAMYHDQGFVPFKMLSFDTGVNVTLGLPILRTSPDHGTAFDIAWKGAARPESMIQAVKVAMEICDVR; encoded by the coding sequence GTGAGCGGAAAATCAAAAATAGCTGTAACGATGGGAGATCCCAACGGGATAGGCCCGGAGGTCTGCATAAGGGCTTTTTACGACGGTTTTTTCGAGGATATATACGATATCTTGTTTGTCGGAAGCGAACCGGTGCTCCAGAGGGCTAACGGCGAGTTCGGAAAAGGCGGTCCCCTGTCGATTATAGACCCCACGGATTTTACGCTCGGGGATATTGAAGAAGGGGTGAGATCCGAAAAAGCGGGCAGGGCGTCTATTGCGTGTATAGAAAAGGCAGTGGCCATGGCTCTCTCAGGCGAGGTTAAGGCTATTGTCACGGCTCCGATAAGCAAAAGATCCATCCATATGGCCGGCTCCACCTATCCAGGGCACACGGAAATGCTCATGGATCTTACCGGTTCAGAAAACGTAGTAATGCTTTTTGAGGGAACGAGGTTCCGTGTAGCGCCCGTGACGATACATGTTCCCCTTCGCGAAGTCCCGGACATGATTACGGAAGAAAGCGTTTACGTGACCGTTTCCATATCCGCTCAGGAACTCAGAAAAAGATTCGGTGTCAAAGATCCGAAGATAGTCGTCTGCGGGCTAAACCCGCACGCAGGAGAGTCGGGATCTTTCGGCAATGAGGAGCAAGAGCATATAATTCCGGCTCTTGAGAGGGCGAGAGCCGAAGGGATATCCGTCGAGGGCCCCCTTCCCGCGGACACCCTTTTCTACGACGCTCTTCGCGGCAAATGGGACCTTGTGATCGCCATGTACCACGACCAGGGCTTCGTGCCCTTCAAGATGCTTTCTTTCGATACCGGGGTTAACGTAACTCTGGGACTGCCTATACTGCGAACCTCTCCTGACCATGGAACCGCTTTTGACATAGCGTGGAAGGGCGCTGCGCGCCCCGAGAGCATGATTCAGGCAGTAAAAGTAGCCATGGAGATATGCGACGTAAGGTAG